taagatcAATGATTAGTTGTCTAACACGATATGTTCACTGACCCCGCTGCATTGCGCATGCATCATGCTAGTCTTTCGTAATCATATCTAGTACATAAGGTATTTAGTAAAGAAAACGGGGGGAAAAATTTTCTTGGTTAGTTACACTGACTCATAACCAATTGTATTAGTATCTTCAATAACAAGCTGTATGGTGAAAGCAGAGATTGGAGTTTCTTGGAGATGCTGTGTTGGATTACTTGATCACGTCTTATCTTTATTCGGTATATCCAAACTTGAAGCCTGGTCAGTTGACTGATTTAAGGTCCTTTTCAGTCAACAATAATTCTTTCGCGGGTATTGCTGTAAGTCGATCTTTCTACAAGTATCTGCTATGTGATTCTAGTAGTTTGACCCAGGCAATGAATAAGTATGCCGAATTCTTTATGACTACTTCGCCAGACAACGGTTTGGTTGAAACAGTATCATGTCCTAAGGTAACATTATACTCAACTACTTATCATATCATGTTTTGATGATTTGCTATTATTGAAAATTGTACTTTTTGTTTTCAGGCTCTTGGTGATTTGGTAGAATCGTCTGTGGGAGCCATTCTACTTGATTCTGGATTGAATTTGGAGGTGGTTTGGAACACAATGATTTCGTTTTTGGATCCTGTCATGAAATTTTCAGCTTTGCAGCTTAATCCCATTAGAGAACTTCAGGAACTTTGTCAGTTTTATGATTGGGAATTGACATTTCCTTCAGTGAAGAAAGACAGGATGTTCTTGGTTAATGCTGTCGTTGAAGGAAAAGAAGTTAGTGAGACTGCTTGTGCTACCAATTCTAATAAAAAAACCGCCAAGAAAATAGCTTGTCAAATAGTGTATTTGTCATTGAAGGTAAGAGATATTACACCCTTTGTTCGTTAAATCATTTGGCATCCTCCGTCTGGTAGAGGTGATTCGACCCATTGACTTATCAAGCGGGcgatttgggttgtgttttatgTCAAACGGGTAAGAGGAACTTGGCCAAAAGGGAAACAAGTCAAACTATGCTTTTTGATCCAAACAACCTTCTAAGTGGTTGTTTAATTTCAAACGGGTAAAAAGAACTTAGCTAGAAGTGAAATGAGTGATACTGGTTGTAGGTCACCctaaagtttgtttttttgatcCAAACAATCTctaaattcttttattaaaagaTTTATTATGGCATCTTATTGTCTTTCTATTCATATTTAATGGATTATCCGTTTATATGAAATCTAGTTGATGGACAAAACAGGTTTGTGAGTCAACTCAACCAGACATGGTCGGTTATAAATCAAGCCCCATTTTGGCCTGTAACCCAACTCACCCAACCTATCTTTCTGATTCTTTAaaatgtgtgtttgtgtgtgtgtgtgtgtgtgtgtgtgtatttgcTTTTTAACGATGTTCTGTTTACAGGACAAGGGCTACAAGACAAAGATGAAAACTTTAGAGGAAGTATTGAGATCGAGTGTAAAGATGGAAGCAAAGTTGATTGGATATGATGAAATACCAACAGATATAGATGTTTTGTATGCCAATCAAGTTAAAGACTTGACCACGATTGGAGTTAGAAGTTCCCAAGAAGGGCATTCCCGTTCTATAAACTCTGTGAAAAGCAATAGCAGAATTAAACGTATGGTGCAGCCCACACCTCAATGCAGTTCTTCTGGCAGCAATACTGATAGCAATTCACAAGCACCTGCAGGTAAAAGATTTGGATTCTACTAGAGGGGGTAAAATCTGTGGGTCAAGTTGGTAGGTCAAAACAGCTCATTCTGTACAGGTCAAAATGCTCACCTGTTTTTCCGCTacacattttgttttgtttttttataaaatagctAATGCTATGATATAGTTACGAAAAATATGTAATTagaatgataatatatattttttctaacaATGTTGGTTTGTTTGTTAGTTACAGTTATTTCTTCTATTCTAGTCATTTTGTTAGATAAATACAAGCCTAAATCGACCTACTAGTAAAAAGGGTCAATATTGCCACCTTCTAGTTCAAGGTTTGTTCTTTCATATAGATATGTGTTTTTTCTGATGCATATGTTTTATAAAACCAGAAATTGCAGGTGATGCATTGCGCAAGCCATCAGCAAAGTCACATTTGTATGAAATCTGTGCTATCAACTGTTGGAAACCCCCATTGTTCGAGTGTTTTGAAGAATTAGGACCAGCCCACCTTAAACAGTAAGTTAAAGCTTGCCATGGTACATTAACCTACTTTTGTGTGTCAGGAGAAACACATTTTGAAATCACAGTAATCAGCTTTTAAGTGGTTTTGGATCAAAGATattctgattttgattttggataTTCAGTTTCATACTAGTAGTAACAAAAGCTGGTTACcgctttattttttatttttctcgtAAACACCAGGTTACCCCTTCTAACGTAATCTGAGATGTAATTCCATATCacaaaacaaatctcttttcCCCCACAAAATGTCGtcttcttttctctctctctctttttttctaattttgtgtTAATATTCATTATGGTTATAATTGCCAAATACTAAAAGAACAATTATCTAACTGTTACATATCCATAAAGAAAAAGTAGTCTCAACCACGATCTTATACAACCTGTTTCATTACAGATTTTATCTGGTTataccatttaaaatcaaataatcaattatactttttaatgtttgtttttGTAGGTTTGCATTCAAAGTTACTGTAACAATCGAAGAAGCCTCAAATACAATCTTGGAGTGCATTGGAGATCATCGGGCTAAAAAGAAAGATGCAGCTGAGTTTGCAGCTCAAGGCGCAATTTGGTACTTGAAGCAAACCGGGTACTTAAATAACTAGGACCTGGTACTCCATTCAATCACCATATGCATATATCATCCACTTTAATCGCAGTATCTGTCTCTAACCATTGGGCATCCATAGTATAGAGCTCTGTATATGTACAGAAACACTATTTTTGAACTCGTATTCTAACCTTGAATACAATAAAATTATACTGTGATGTGTTACCTCTATATTAGAAGCCGTTGTTTTCGTTTTTTCATGGATATTTTCCGGTTTTGTGGCATATCCGTAGATATGTTTTGTTTATCTTTTGGTAGGTTTTCTAGATTTATGTATTGGAAAAGTTGAGTGTTGTGGCTCGAGTTGATTACGCATTTTATTATGTATCGAGTACTTGACCCAGATTTCGAGTTAAAGTAACTAGTGTATCAACTTCgagatattaatattaataactttGAGCTTTGAGTAAACGAGTTCTGGTATCTATGTTGGATGTTGGAACCCTGAAACATATAGTCATAGTTGTCGAATCGTTGTTTtcgactcgactcgaaatcCTGATTTTTAACTCATGACTCGAATCATAAGAGTTAGGAtattagataatatatatttttttatagttatatacaagtattattgtaaaaatatagttttataataatatacattaagttaaagataaatttttaaaaaattttaaaaattataaaaataataaaatattttgtgactcgtgacttGGAACACGACTCGAACTGACTCGCACCACAAAAAATGAGTCATGCTATGAGTCTAAAGCAAATCCGAGTCAACTACCGAGTCGGCtcatttttactttgttttgactcgactcaTATGAGTCGACTTATGACCTGTACGAGTCGACTtgtgactcgtacgagtttaaCGACTATGCCTATAGTGATgatagatattttttttctagtaATCCTCTCTGATTCTCTTCCATGATATTGAAGTTTGATGATCAAATAGAATAGAGTTTCTAATCTTTAAAATATAAGCAATAATATTGCATTTTATAttgcaaaaaagaaaataaactttttttttttttgcaaataaATTTACTGACATACTTACAAATAGCATGATCAAACCAAATATCATACCGTTCCAAAAGAAAACCAATGATAGATTTGataatacataattacatatcacatttttttcatgtttattgAGTTTTCTTTCGTAAGAAGTGATTGTTGTATTGAatttagctagctagctagggtAGGGATTTGGTGACTAGAAAACTCTCGATATAGAGAGCTTGTGGTATGTTATGATATCGATCCCCATACAAACGAACACGATCCTTTGTCTTAAAATCTAAGGTATAAATGCATGTGTCATGATACCCAATGACGAGCCAATTCTCATAGCTATTCTTCAATATGTATATCGGTTCCCAATAAAACTAAAGACATGGAGTATTCATATGCATGTCAACAAAACCTGTCACCTTCCTCCATTGTTCCCCTGCCATCAGCCTCCATAGACCAATCTCCGAGCTCACAAAACGACCATCTCTATAATTAAACTCATAAAGATAATAAAGTGAATACAATCCTTAGACATCCACTAAATGCCAACGACGGTCACTTGCATCACTTGGAACGTCGTTGCGTGGAAATAGAATTTCCCTAAACGTTTCTGTATTCACATCAAAACAGATCACCATTCTTTCACCTAACTCATCATTACCCGCtgtaaaataaaaacttttgttACAGAAAACAACTGGAGTCTGACACTCGTGATTGAAAATTCGGTGGCGGGAGTTTGATTCACACAATAGGTCATAttgaggtcatgggttcaaataAGTGCTATTTTAATGAGCTATTCAAGTTTTGACTcgtttaaattaaatttagatGTAATAGTTTTTGAACAAGTCAAACTCGAACCATAAACTAGTGTTTGATTGGTTATACAAGCGGACCTTACAATTTTAATACGACTTAGGAGtagagtttttttattttttaagtttttgaaaagtGCGGCTCGAATATCAAAACGAGGTTTTGATtatgttgtcttaatcgggtacATACTAGAAAGTTCCTTAATCCAATATTTGGTAGGAGGAAAAACCCTTTATAAATTCGTCTAAAATGAagaaaatgcccctcacgtgacttgcatgtggGAGAACTTAACGGAAGATTACAAGaatgattttagccaaaagtttacaaaaaattatgaaaattgcaaaaaaaaaaaaaaaaaaatatagcgAACACTAGTTTATAACTTGAGCAATACCCTCCCTTCTTTATCTCTGTCAAAATGGCTTTGTGAAGCAAAAATATAGCGGCACAGAAGATGATGACGTGGCAAGGCACTTTTCCGGCAATGGACAAAATCTCACGGCTGCGTGGTGGAAATCCGTTGGCttccttttcttcttcctcTCATTTTCATATACAACAACAATCCTCCTTgaggtatatatctatattgatattttatatatctagACTGTAACATTACTGTTAACTATTAGTCGTTTTGTAACAGATTACTAATTTGATGTTAGTATGTTACCACCACTTAATTGATAATTAGTTACACTAAAAATGTAATCTTTTTGTTATCTTTGATATACCAGACTTTTATGTCATCAAAATCGGTACAAGTTTACAAATTATAAGAGGTCATGCGTAAAACAGTAGCAAATTGAAAGTCATTCAATGTATACAATAGGGTAAATGAGGATATGGCTTGGTGTAATTAGAACGttattaaaatagaaataaatcgAGTAAAAGATAATGATGATGTTTATGCGCAGATATGCGGTGCTCGGTGCAGGATTTGCTGGATTATCTGTAGCGTGGCACTTGCTAGAAGTAAGCGGTTTTGTATGTTGAATTTTTGAATTTAGACGTTGAATTGTATACGGTGATTGAAGAAGATTTTCATCAAGAAATAAGTTGTTTGATATGTTTTTGCAGCACAGTCATGGTGAGGTTAATATATGTGTTGATGTTCTTGACGAGGTCGGGATTGGGGGTGGTGCTTCTGGGGTGTCTGGAGGACTCCTTCATCCTTATTCTCCTAAAGGTTACATCTTGTTGCCACTCCGTATTTGCTTATATATTCTTAGAAAGATGTAGAGGTGGCAGTTTAAACCAAGTtggtttgggttgtgttttattaaagtcaaagtttgaattaaatgggttgaaagtcaaCTAAGTAAAAAATTGCCCGTAGATATCTAGATTATTTTTGCAACAGTATTGTTTTTGTACCTATATTTCACACATTAAATATGTTGCAAGAAAATGGACAAAATAGGTGTTTGAAGGTCAGCTCAATCGGCCCAATCTCTTTTCCCTGAATCCATCCCGCGTGATATatccatcttgccacctctagataagatatatattagAGTTTTATGATACATTGATGTTTTAACAAGTCTGCCCTGCAGTTAAGCCTCTTTGGCGGGCAGCCGAGTGCTGGGAAGAGAGTTTAAGGCTTATAAGCATTGCTGAAACAGCAATGAACTCAAAGAAAGTTGACTTGAAGAATGGAGGAATCGGTCAGAACTCTAATGGGTTTATTGCCCGGAGAAGGGGTATCCTGAGACCAGCAGTCAGCTTAAAGAACATGAGTATAATGAATGATGTACGTCCTTTAGAATAACAAATGGAACACTAAGTGCACTCCTGTTAATAAtcattaaataatttttcttttctttgtttacTTGAAGAATGCTCAGAACTCTCTCGCCAGTTGCAGAATACAGTCTATTAATGAAGACACTGCCCAGACATTAGTACCTAACATATCTGTACCTTCTAACTCTGCCTTTTTTATGCCTGATGCTGTAAATATACAGCCCCAAAGTTATCTTGAGGTAAGGAGACTTTAGTATCATGTATACACATTTTGACAGCTTCATCTTCTATTTTAGGGGTGTTTGAATTTGCATTTTGAAACTAATTATCTGATAATCagttttttaaattggaagaaacaGATTCTTCTTTCATTAATCTGCTATTTATGGGGCATATAATCAGTTGGATACCACCTGCGAACAGCTAATCTGCTAAAGGTGTGATTAAATGACCTAATTTAGAACTAGCCTTTTTTTAGTGGCTTCTATAGTTCTCTCATTTTATAAGGTGTTATTGAGTATTTTaaatccatttttattttatttcctgGTTGTTTGTCTATTAATACTTTAAATAACTGGGATACGCCAAACGCTTAAATATTTCCTTATCTAATCATTAGAACTTCAGAGTTCAGACAGTAGAAGCACATCCAGGCACTATCTCATATAGCACAATTTATAGCTGATTATTTGATTTCGATTATTTTAAGTCAAATAATTTTAATACACATGTTGGTACACTCCTATTATACCCATTGCTATTAAATACAGATCTTTCACCATGACTAGGCCCTGTATGTAGCTTGTGAAACTCTAGCAAAAGACATGTCCAGTGCGGGTCTTGGTGAAAAGAAGATAAACCTTCACAAGACGTCTATTGGCAATCTTCTTGAATTAGAAGGtaacatatgatatatattctCGGATTCCTTTAATCTCCATgtgtaaaaaaattatgaattgTAGTAATATGTTCTTGCTTCATTTTAGGGGAGTATGATGCTGTTGTTGTATGTTTGGGTGCCAGATCCACTTTTATCCCAGAGCTCTCTGGAAGGTTGCCCTTGAGGACTTGCAGAGGCGTCACAGCCCACTTACATCTTCCTGACTATATAAGGTATATATGAAAACAATGTAGCAAACAtgattaaacaataaatacGATGTTAAGACTCTGTTCGTATGTATGCGTGAATGTGTGTTTTGGGGTGAATGCATAGATTATTGGGATGTTTTATGTGATTACTTTGCAAACAAATCATTGTTCATGAGAAAATTTTAAGTTATAAATCAGAACGCTCGAAAatgttgcatatatatataataatactctTTTAGCCCGAATTCACGTGTAAATCTATAGTTTGGAGGATGAAAAATAAGAAGGATTGAAACGAGTTTAAAACTGAAAAAGTTATTGATGAAAATGAGGAAAAGtttatctctctctctttttatcAACAAACTAAACACAATGGTTGGGAAACGGTGATCACTCTATTTAGATGTTACCCCATGTCTCTGTAACTATTGCTCCGTCAATTGTGCCAATTGTTGATAATTCTCACCTCCATCTTTGTGCTTGTAAATTACAACCAAGACCCACAAAATAAAATGGAGGTGAACAGAATGGTCATGATGAATCcatttatatttgatatcaaaggtgaatttatttatgattactAATGTGATTTAATGTATTTTACATCAAAGTTATACTAAAAACTCATCTGTTTTCCTGATGGCGTGCAGGGAAGAATTTTCAGAGCACAGCCCCTCAATCTTGTCAGATGCATGGCTTGCCATCCAAGATCCTCGAAATTTATACCTAGGTTCTACATGGGAATGGAAATCTTGCAACTACTCTCAAAATGTTTCAATGGAGGAAGCTTCAAAAGCTTTGGACGAACTTCTGCCAAAAGCATATGCAGTTTATCCACACTTAACAAAATGGGTTTTTAAGGAAGCAAGTGCGGGTCTAAGAGCAATGCCACCTCTCACAAGTAACGGATCTCTTCCTCTTTTAGGCCGCATAGATGATTTTATTAGTCAACCTCATGAGAGTAAGTTCTGGGTTTTTTTGGGTCTTGGATCTAGAGGTTTGTTGTATCATGCCTGGCTTGGGAAATTGATGGCACAAGCTGTAATTTCTTGTGATGAAGATGTAATACCCTATGAATTGACCTCTTGGAAACCAACATTAATCAATAAAGGATAGTGTTTTCCTTTCCTATGTTCTTGGTGAAAATGGCTGAATTctttgtttaaatataaatttcatacTATCAGAATTTAACTCACACCgcattttaattttcaaatcagAGGTGACAATATGGACGGGTTGGGTAACAGTCTAAAAGTGGTTTGGATCAATACAACTAGTTTCAATATGGGTGGTTAGTTGGCCAGAAATAAATTTCTATGTTTAAAACCAAGTTTATGTATAATTATTGCTTCAATgctttatatattaatacattaatacgataaatataattttaggAGGTTGTGTGCTGTACAATGACACTTTGTGCGACTTCGACTTGATTGACCCGTTCGACCTATTTGACCAgtttgagataaaacataacacaaatcaacccattttGAAGTAAATGAGTCGAAAATCGACTTATAAAGTATTGTTTCAGAAAACACTGTTATTTACACACAAATAAGTACATCGAGGTACATAATTACAATAATCTTTCTTTTCATCACCAACCTGTAATCTCCTTCTTTGGTTACCAGTGGTTTCCATTTACAGCAGTCAACTTTAAGTATGTCCTACAGGCTTTCTACTaccaaataaagaaaaaagaatcgAATTCAAAGAAGAATTTACATTTCTTGCTGAATTCCCTTTCTTCTACTGTACTTCCATGGAGTTACAGACCTTGCTCATCTCTTTCCCTACCAGAGGTCTTCCATGGTATGAtgttttgtggtggtggtggtgtataGTGGTACCAACACCAATAGCCTTAGCCTCACTGAGACTCCACATA
The sequence above is drawn from the Erigeron canadensis isolate Cc75 chromosome 4, C_canadensis_v1, whole genome shotgun sequence genome and encodes:
- the LOC122598540 gene encoding uncharacterized protein LOC122598540 isoform X1, producing MMTWQGTFPAMDKISRLRGGNPLASFSSSSHFHIQQQSSLRYAVLGAGFAGLSVAWHLLEHSHGEVNICVDVLDEVGIGGGASGVSGGLLHPYSPKVKPLWRAAECWEESLRLISIAETAMNSKKVDLKNGGIGQNSNGFIARRRGILRPAVSLKNMSIMNDNAQNSLASCRIQSINEDTAQTLVPNISVPSNSAFFMPDAVNIQPQSYLEALYVACETLAKDMSSAGLGEKKINLHKTSIGNLLELEGEYDAVVVCLGARSTFIPELSGRLPLRTCRGVTAHLHLPDYIREEFSEHSPSILSDAWLAIQDPRNLYLGSTWEWKSCNYSQNVSMEEASKALDELLPKAYAVYPHLTKWVFKEASAGLRAMPPLTSNGSLPLLGRIDDFISQPHESKFWVFLGLGSRGLLYHAWLGKLMAQAVISCDEDVIPYELTSWKPTLINKG
- the LOC122598540 gene encoding uncharacterized protein LOC122598540 isoform X2; this translates as MNSKKVDLKNGGIGQNSNGFIARRRGILRPAVSLKNMSIMNDNAQNSLASCRIQSINEDTAQTLVPNISVPSNSAFFMPDAVNIQPQSYLEALYVACETLAKDMSSAGLGEKKINLHKTSIGNLLELEGEYDAVVVCLGARSTFIPELSGRLPLRTCRGVTAHLHLPDYIREEFSEHSPSILSDAWLAIQDPRNLYLGSTWEWKSCNYSQNVSMEEASKALDELLPKAYAVYPHLTKWVFKEASAGLRAMPPLTSNGSLPLLGRIDDFISQPHESKFWVFLGLGSRGLLYHAWLGKLMAQAVISCDEDVIPYELTSWKPTLINKG